The following are from one region of the Capsicum annuum cultivar UCD-10X-F1 chromosome 1, UCD10Xv1.1, whole genome shotgun sequence genome:
- the LOC107873795 gene encoding uncharacterized protein LOC107873795: protein MESLFMKNLMFATQMRNSINPIRITRICTSSWKTHFKKSDFQDFRDYVKPSRLLPATDVKFCGDWSLENMVNHSKLDRSKSLYKVKVQTSSAYGSELSDINSEVLLCLVDENGDSILRRISAGLDNDHTVQSQGSDPLHFQRGSIDEFIFEGPKLGKIAAVWISPESGQWRLGGMSITVISLLSSASVGNAKNLSDCTAIRYDFDIEDVLLGEKSDSSMMEFRPCSVTEFSQDNIISLSEKTSPSSSASTQNISNEDTMQEYADLKLSLLLYDAILTIAGSSFAFLAGEKSAIAFLTGGIGGFLYLLLVQRSVDGIPSSELTSSNRTETLDRTNKGFKGSVLNLVLALAVTSIAAKYALGDVARVLTPQDLMLGTIGFLLSKVSVILAAFLPVSRLSENK, encoded by the exons ATGGAGTcattattcatgaaaaatttgatgtttGCAACTCAAATGAGGAATTCAATAAACCCAATTCGTATAACAAGGATTTGCACCTCTTCTTGGAAAACTCACTTCAAAAAATCCGACTTTCAAG ATTTTCGGGACTATGTAAAACCTTCCCGCCTTCTACCAGCTACTGATGTGAAATTCTGTGGAGATTGGTCACTGGAAAACATGGTCAATCATTCAAAATTGGATAGATCCAAATCCTTGTACAAAGTCAAGGTGCAAACGAGTAGCGCATATGGATCAGAACTTAGCGACATAAACTCTGAAGTCCTGCTTTGTTTGGTAGATGAAAACGGTGACTCAATCTTACGAAGGATATCGGCTGGTCTGGACAATGACCATACTGTGCAGTCACAAGGTTCTGATCCTCTCCACTTCCAAAGAGGTTCCATAGATGAGTTCATATTCGAGGGACCTAAACTTGGAAAAATTGCAGCTGTTTGGATCAGTCCAGAATCAG GTCAGTGGAGGCTTGGAGGCATGAGCATAACTGTGATTTCTCTGCTAAGTTCTGCGTCAGTAGGAAATGCGAAGAACTTATCAGACTGTACAGCCATCCGATATGACTTTGATATCGAGGATGTCTTGCTCGGTGAGAAAAGCGATAGTTCCATGATGGAGTTTAGACCATGTTCAGTTACTGAGTTTTCCCAGGACAACATCATATCACTAAGCGAGAAAACTTCGCCATCATCTTCCGCTAGCACTCAGAACATATCAAATGAAGATACCATGCAGGAATATGCAGATTTGAAGTTATCTTTATTGCTTTATGATGCAATCCTTACCATTGCTGGTTCGTCTTTTGCATTCTTAGCCGGGGAAAAGTCTGCAATCGCCTTCTTAACAGGTGGTATCGGAGGATTCCTCTATCTATTACTTGTTCAAAGGTCTGTTGACGGTATACCATCTTCAGAATTGACGTCAAGCAACAGGACAGAAACTCTTGATCGAACCAATAAAGGATTCAAAGGTTCGGTCTTAAACTTAGTATTGGCTCTTGCAGTTACTTCCATTGCGGCAAAATATGCTCTCGGAGATGTTGCTAGAGTGCTGACGCCGCAAGATCTCATGCTTGGAACAATCGGGTTTCTACTGTCCAAGGTATCCGTGATTTTGGCAGCTTTCTTACCGGTATCACGTTTAAGCGAAAACAAGTGA